The Myxocyprinus asiaticus isolate MX2 ecotype Aquarium Trade chromosome 19, UBuf_Myxa_2, whole genome shotgun sequence nucleotide sequence GTCTTAGTGTTGTAGTAGGGTACGTCATTCACTTTGTCATAGTACACATATGTAACTGCCACAGTCACTGTTGGACACACATAGCCGATGGTGAACCCCAGGATCATGTAGACCTTTTTCCCAATGTGGCTGAAGACAAAAAtgagctggtggaccagcatgacGCTCAGACACAGCATCCAGAAAAACATGGCCAGGAAGAAGTAATGCTTTGCCACCACCAAAACCAGGCACAAGGTGTTATTTAGGATAGATGGGAAGGAGGAAGCTAAGAAGCTGCAGTCAGCCAGAAGCAGACACAATGCAATGTTGAGAAGAGCGGTGTGCCGAAAGTGGGAGAGGTTGGATTTGACAACGGCGCTCCAGACCAAACACTCGATGATGATGTAGACGATTAGGGAACAGATCGAGATTCCCAATCCGATGTAAGTGATCTGATCCAAGAAAGGCATGCTTACAGAATGCTTGGACATCAACATGGAGAAAGAGGTGAGATGATTGCATGCACAGTAGGGAATGTTTCCAGGGCCTCGAACAAACTCGCAGCCTTCGTCCGACCATCTCTCCTCAGTGACGTTCCAGAACACGCAGTGCATTTCGGCGCCCGCCTCTTCATTCGGAAAAGCCAATTTGATGTTTACACCTGGAGATGTATTGTTTTCAACAGTAGCGGACACAACTATGCTAGGAAAATTTGCACTTTCATAGCCCTGTTTCGGTAGGCGGTCGGCCAAGCTCTGTAACCCTACTGTTTTCACCATGTCTGCTGTGGCATTCAGCTCAACATCCACACCGAAGACAGTTCCGTTGCAAGATGGGCTGCTTCGGCAGACCTGTAACTGAATGTTGGAAGCATTGTAACCTTCACTGGCATTTATTCTGATGCTTTTGACGAGCCCTTCTACGGATGAAAGATATTGCGTGGCCAGTGCACTGCTTTCCTCGTTGTCTCCTCCATCCCAGGATATGTTCAGCATACTACTGGCCGATTCGAGGAAGTCCTTCAAGAGAACAGATTTACTTCAATAAGTGGTATatttgccaacattttaaagctatttAAGAGTTTTTAATAATTCAAGTATATGACCTTTTGGATTATGTAGGACCTTTCAGTTGTCAAAGCATAATTTGTGTATACCATCTGTCATAAATATTCATTAGATTTCTTTAGCACTAgagcataatttaaattatgtaatacataaATTGTACAATTTAATGTAGTTTCATATGATTATTATATGAGTAATAATACAAGTctatttttatagaaaaaaattatgatgtcAAGGAACATAGTTGGCACTATGCCACTGTGAAACACTGACCCTGTAATAAACTACACATAAGATATgggtacacaaaatgtattttcttaggTTTCCCATAATtacctttatttaaaaatgtattatatatagttttattatgaTTGAGTGCCAAATCcaaattcatttttttctatTGAAATAAAGACATGGTTTGATTATGACATCATGTAGTCACAAATACTTAGAATAGTCTCAGTTGTGAGCCATCAAGAAGCAGATtaaatttttacttccagaaggTTCTCTCCCAGTGGCAAGTTTACTGATGCATTTTTCATAGTTTGGAAAACAGACACTCCAGCCATGACATCACCAAAAGTGTTTTCTCCCTCATCAGATGATGTGTTATTTCTCAAACTTTGAAAGATTAAATGAGCTCCCTCTTGTGTTGCTCCAAGTCCTTTTTCAAAATCCTGGTGTGAGAAAAAAATTTGACTGTTAGACTGACTATTTCCATGTTGTTACTTGTGTGTAACTTTTGTCAGTGTTAAAACACttgctataagtaagccattcgtatgtaaatgttcttgaaaactgtaaacacagaGTCTCTGTGGAGCTATGAAAATTCCCATTTGGTTAGAGTTCTGAAATTCTGTTCAGTGACACTAGTGTCGCAAAAATAACACACTTTGGCTTTAAGTCCTTAGATCAATCAACACTCTTCCATAATCGATACTGTGTTAATAAATTATAGCTATACACAGTTCACAATTTGATTACCTTTGCTTGCAAGGCCACTATATTCAGGATTGCTTTGACACACAGAGAAACTTCTTCCCCCCATTTGTTTCCAAGACATTTGCGTTTCAGTGTTCCCTGTCTGCCTGGTTCAACACAATCTATAACTGCGGTTTCATTATTCtttgtttttggccattttttCCCATCAATTGCTTCCTCTGTACAAAATAGGTCACTGGCTGCAAATACAaagattcattttttttatttttttattattcaaacacacacacacacacacatatatatatatattttaatttattgtgtcATGAAACTACAGATGTTGTAGAACTACATACATTTGCAAGCAAGCTACTATTCAGTGCAACATGAGAGATATTCTGTAACTTCGTTTTCAATACTTACGATATATTATTGGTATTCTTATTGTACGATTTCGCTGCTGATTCAAACTGTTCGATATAATACAACCGGCATCAATTGAATTCGGTTTGCCTTCTGTCACACAGCTAACAGTGAAATCTGCAGTAAATTTTATTCCATTGCTCTCTGTAAAACAAATGTAGATCATCACTTTAACAATGCGCATGTTCCAAGTTTGACTATACCAGAGAGTGtcccaaatacttttttgtctcaatttttattaaaagtctatatttattgttcatatatacaataatatacagtataccgtGTATATAATTTAAAACCCAACCaacttattttttgaaaaatataccaCTTGTAAATGCCACTTGGCTTAATATTTCGTTTTCTTATGCAATGACATTCCTGcgtttttaagtgtgacttaagtgtcaaaatacaTTCTGACCGCTTACAAACCTAACTTCATTCTAACAGTGCTTGTCTTGAAACTAGCTCATCATTGCTTCACCATCTTGGTAAATTTCTTTATACAAAAAGCAAAGAAAGCATACTGTATCTGTGAAGCCGTAGATTAAGCTTTGTGTGACTTGAACATGTTAAATATACAGCTACAGGAAATGACTAATGGTTATTAAAAAGTTAGCCTAATGTGGTTAAGTGATGCCATGGAATAATGTATTTTCAACCTTACCAACTCTAGTTGGTGAGATATTTTCTGTAGTTCCAACTTTTAAATGAGCTGTGTAGATTTCAGTGCTGTTCTCGATGGAACATGAAATGGTAACTTTGGTGCTTGTTGTCCCAGAACAGTCTGCGGTCTGTGGCGTGCTTGTCACATTAATCACCTCTGGCAGCAGTGCGATTTGAATAGGTGCCAAGGCCATGTGAGCTATGTTCCCAGTGACAAAAAGGCACATGTATGTTCCTGAAATATGAAGAAAAATGGATACATCAGAAGTACAAAAAGTAACAAAGTAAATGCCAGAGCATTTTGTAGAGAATGGTGCTAGCAATAACAAGGTCATGGGGTCAAGTCCCTAAGAACACATGAACTGATAAAGTTTATACTTTAAATGCACTattagtcactttggataaaagtgtttaaGTGTAGATATAATTTTATTGTACTCACCTGACCAATATCCATTTGTCTTTAGAAGTGTGACTGTGGTTGTTTCTGTACAAGTGTCTGAAAGAGTTACTTCACTCCCTGGTCCCAGAATCAGAGGTGTTTCGTCCCCTCTGACCATTTGCCACACACACTTTTCCATCTGTTCTATGCTGGTGCAGTTCAGTTGTTGTTTTGAATTGTAACACACTTTCCCTACAGGTGCCTCCATGTATACCATTCCTGTACATGATACAAACATAATACTGTGATGGTGAAAAGAAGAATgaatggatgaatagatagaccaagtggcaaaaaaaaaaaaaatattggtgtgTTTGCAGTGTTTTACCTAGTGACTTAACATTGAGGGAATAAACTGTTGCATTACTCAGCAATGTATTTATTATGCTTTGAACTTTGGTGGTGGAAAACACAGAACTCAGAGACACCGAGAAATTGTGAGCGTACGTGTTTATCCCTGTGTATCTGTGTGACATAAAAGAGAAGGGAAAGATGAAGTTCTTGGTTAAATTGTTTTAGATAGTCTTATAAAATGAAGAAATTAAAGTAATGAAGTGTAATTCAACAAAgatgaaaagaaaaatatttccTCACATGGTGCTAAGTATAGTCAATGAGTTGAAGGCATTTAGCACACGGAAAGAGCTGTCCAGCTAAAATAAATTGGACAAATATgtgaacaaatgtgtgtgtgtttttaaaatgattgATGTTAGGATTATCTCTCTGTACAGTTTGAACATTAGCAATCACTAATTTAACTACTGAGCTATGCATTTTAAGAAAATCCTGTTGAATCTCTTCAACAGAATAGGCCTACTTTAGATTAAAAATACAAGAAGTTCAGAAATATTTGTCTAACTTTGGGGCTGCCTACAGATACTGCATTTAGAACTGCATGGAAAGGAGATTTACACATACCGATGCAGTGACATTTGAGGAGGAACCAGTGAGCAGGCCAATGAGTGAAACTGTAAGGAAAAACAGCAGTCAATTGATCAGAAACTTTCCTCAGCTGTACCTTTGTCAATGTACTGTAATGTGTTGTTATGTAATGAACTGTAATGTACTTGCAATTACATCTATTTTTCAgcttaaccatttttattttttgtattctgtCGGACAACATACCATTCACTTTGGGCAGGCACAGAGGTGTGTAGTGTGATATATTTGCCACACATTTGTCCACATTGCAGCATTTATTGACGGAGTCACACACAAGGTTGCTCCAAACATAGTCTGTTCCGCACCAGCATGTTGAATTTGTGCCAATTATCTCACACTCTACAAAATTATACATGatcaaaaaattattataaagcatatttatactgttttaaaatgtatagtaATCTTGCAGACTGGTAGCTGTGTATTTCATTTAGCTATTGTATTTGTTctttatgtaacatttttaagtggatttaaatttgacattttttaaagttcATTGTTTTGTATACTGAATATTTTCCCTACAGATAgattttggaataatatacattaGCTTACCATGGTAGATTTAACTCACCTGCGGCTATTTCAGCGTTTGTAATGGTCACCCCTGATGTATCCACAGAAATCCCGATGATTCCAGGCAGATTTGCAGCAACATTTAGGGTCTTATTGCCCTCAATCATGACCTCTGCCCAATAGGTCACATCTGCAGACCCtgtaagtttagtttagtttagtgagTTTGATGCTTGTTTTATTTGTCTGAGTGTGATTTGTTTGTCTATATACTTACCCACATTTGAGGCCTGTTGGGTCACAGAAGGAAAGTAGTCAATATATTTGTTCTGCTTGTTTATTTAAGTCATAAATAAATGATCTTTCATAATGTGTAATTACTAAAATAGTGTTCTTATATGTTAGAAATCATACAGAATATATTATTCAACAGAGAATATAGCCTATgcaaaaaattcattaaaaatatatatttatatgaatagGCACCATAGCTGAATGACAGTGGTGTATTGTGAATAAAAATTTGTTCAGTGTCATTATCATTGATAAGAAGCAAGCAGAAGAACTATTAATTTACAGGGTGGTTGTATGTAGCCGTCAGACAATTACTAATCATGATTTGTATTACTGAGGATTGAAGCTGTTTTTAAATCTGGATGCAAGATGTGAGTTGTATtgtatattgcatactgttgttATTAACTTTACCTGGCTAAAAATGAAAAGTGCTGCAAAAAGCAACATGCCAGCATCAGACAATTTCTCGATCCTAAATGGGAGATATGTCATTGAACATTGTTATAAGTCAAGTCCCAAACATATTCCTAGCACTATAAAAGtaagaatacataaaaaattattaaggTTTCTATGATTTCTAATCAGTAAAATCTTTCTGTTAATCAAAGTGATTCAGCAAAAGTAGATAAAAGTAGAAATAGGTATGTCTATGGGCttatttttgttttcatcaaCATCAAAACTTTAGGGTaaaaactgtatgtatgtataccgTAAAGGAAGTGTATTTAAATTGCTGTGACTCTTCATTTCTTTTAAGcttttcaccatttttttttatttttttatcaccatTTAGCCTTCACTAGCTCATTTTAAGTGGTCCTGTAATGTGAAGAAttagtacaaatattccatgtagtctttcAAGTAATACATTGTAAAATCTAATTAATTGACCTTATTTAGATTTTTAAGGCAATGGGTTTTgcatgcttaaaaacatatttgtcTCAAGTAGTTAAAGTAACGCTAAGCAGTTACAAGTAAacaactcatctgtgattaaagtatcattgtttttatttaatgatttaaattaaGATATTGCatatcttatacagtataagggtaATTATGACTGGAATTtcggttagccatatggcacactggattctcctcagtacttcttagtgcacatacaTAGCACTTTTGAGTAGAATTGAGTAGTGATGAATGACTAAAATTTAACAGGAtgcaagttcaccagaggtaacactaatcaccctaatggtgacttcacacaaatcacaactatcaacttGATTCAGTTAAAACTAATTATCactacttgataattttgagttaatAGTActtgaagccaaagtttaaagaatgtatatatttgagttatgattccaaaatatgacattttaagtattgtttaattaggaccacttaaatgtttttataaatgacaattttagggtttagagagtaatggtaacttaattaaaacaagAATAGTAATAAATAACGCTTAAGATGAGTAAACAATTGTTTTACAATTTGAGATGacttttaatatttacagtgtattAGGTCATAACAGTTACatacattataattatataagaatTATAAAATTCTGTTTAACATATTTCTTAGATGATGTATAGCATGTCAGACCGTAGAACATGTTAATGTCCCAAAGTATGTCATGTCAACTACCAAAATGCTGAAAAAGGAAGGAGGGCATGTCATCTTCAACCTATTTAGCCTCATCAAACCATCTCTTAACTTCTAACATAAAGCCTTAAtatgcacccacacacacaaaagctaCATTCAATAATGCATTTCAAATCACCATGTCCTTTTAGTAATTTTCTCATAAGGTTAAGTAAAGATCTCACATTGTGATCCTAGATTTGTATTGccctcaaaaaattattttagtctattttaaagattttcgtatttcaatttcataaaatcaCATcacattgaattgtgtaatgtttaacaaaattaaatgaataaaatgtaaaatattttgtttttattattattttattttattaaaaattactcaattcaatttgatggaattttgttatgaaattgaaatgcgtaaatcttaaaataattttgttaagAGTGTTGaagataaagtaaaaaaaaataataataataataaaaaaaaaaatacataaagaaataaaaatacaggtccaaaccaaacaaaacttTAAATTTGTTcaattgaaatgacatgaggatgaaaaTGTACACCCTCATATTTTCCAAcatcttttaaaatcaaatatgTATCACTTAAAACAATAAACCTCTGATAAATTAAACTGTAATTGTAAAACAGTTAAAAACTGTGACAATAAATAGTTTTATTGTACTGCCCAAGTTCTCAAAATGTTCATTTCTTTAAAAGATGAgagtattttctctttttttaagaatttacTTTCAAGAATCCTTAATCCTTAATTTTAAGAACCCTATTAAAATgcttcttaataataataataatcttaatgataaagataaaaatatattaacatacGAAACAATACTAaccttaaaatcttcatttctaAGAGAGAGGATCAGCAGGTTTGAAAAGCAATGACATCTGTCATAACAAACATGTTCCCCATGAAGAACCAGTTGCCAGAGCGAAAGTGGGTGGTGAACGAGAATTGGAAAGTTGACGAGTACAGTGGGGGTGGCAAGGCAAATTCACAAAGCTTTCTTTCACATTTGCATTGTACATTCACTAAGTCCAGAGTCCACCTGGATTAGTTAGCACACATAGTTATAGCTTCAGACTTTCCATTGACATTTGGCTAACAAATACAACTCAATGTCCAGCATGCCTTTTCCGCAACTACTTTTGGTTAGATTGTCATTTGTGACTGATTCTGACAAATCATTATAATAAGACAAAACCTAGAATACTTTCAGAAGTAGGATTCAGAAATAAGATTGTTGTGTTTGAATTTTGAAATGGATGATATATGTGAATTTCACTGAAACGGTGTTTATTGACCATGTTTATAACTATGTTAACAATGTTTATTAATATATGTATTCAAATTATTTAGTTGTAATATGTTGTAATATCTGTATTCAATGGCgaagatttggcttgaacatgggggttgggggggggggtgtttttaTCAGTCCCCCCTTGGAATCTACGCACTTGCCTGTGTTGATTGTTTGGTATGAATGGTTTTGGTTTAACAATTTGGATGTGTTCTCTTTATGATCTTTTTAGCACTACTGAAACACTCATTTCTTTTTCtcaaattgtgtttgtgtgtgctaacTATTTTGCTCATTATTTTTATCCTTATGCAACAAAATATTGCAGATTTAGGGGTGGCCAAGGAGATAGACAGGTCTGTTTAACCCACACTGCTAAAGAGGACCCATCTTGGTCTTGGTGAAGACCCTTAGGCTTATGTTCAAATGTCAAACTTCAAAAGTCAAATATGATTCAATCAGAAAGGTTATCTTTGCTCCCAGTTCAAGGGAAAATAGTATATTCTTATATATTCTTATACAGAACATCTATGTGGTCAATTTAAATTTAATGTGTGGGTCATAGTCAAATGTCCATGTGGTCAAATATCTGGCTGGCTTCGAAGGATTACAGTAAggttgtgtatgttaacattagttaatgcagtagtaaaaatgaacaatactgttttatatatttcttatatatatatatatatatatatatatatatatatatatatatatatatatatatatatatcacacacacacacacacacacacacacacacacacataagcaatGCATATAGAATCTTATATTTAAGTGTTAACCATGTGAAAATGCAGTGTATCTTTACTTTTAAAAAGTGACTGAATGGCCCTAAACCAAGCAAATGAACATTAAAAGCTTAAAATTTGCAGAAATAGCCTAATATTGCTAGACTTTTATATATACAGTCTATATATAATCCAGCCCCAGTGTTGTGGTCATGTGGCCATTATACTGGCCAGTACTGCTTCCAGCTCATCTAACCCAACCATGGTAATGTTTGGTATGGTAATATGTGGTAACAGACTGTGTACATAGAATCTACACTGACAATGTTTATTCAGCATGAGGTTATAGCACTATGCCACATCATTTGGCTGGTGCATTCCATTGTAAGGTAGTTGTGGAAAACATGAACCTCAACAGCTATGTAATATTGTAGAGGAAGGGACAGAAATACAGTTGAAACTTGTGAATTcaaatactattaaaaaaaaaaaaaaaaaaaaaaaactaaaattaaaagtgTAAATTTTACTACAATCTGCTGCATTGCACCCTGCTTTCTGCGTGTCAAAACGCAACTGTTCAGATTTTTTCATGTAAAATTAttgtaaacatactgtaactcATTTATGTTCTTCGGTGTCTAGAGAGATGATATTTTCATGAAAAAGTAAAGGTTTGAGGAAGATTTATTGTAAGGGAACTCACTTGCAAAGCAGTGCCTTGTTTTCatccattttatttgtttgttaaataAGCATACATGGAAATGTATCTGTTTTGCATGCTCATTCAAAATGAGCAAGCATGCTCTTGAAGGTCAGTTCCATTAAAGAAACCAAATAAAGTTTCtaaatttgttaaaaatgtgtaggGTTGGTATTTTTTccgatttctgtttttttttttaaatcgatttcCTATTATGTTTTCGTTTTGGATTGCTTTTCAATTTATAACATTTAGAGCCAGCCTAGGATTTCATTAAAATGTGCAACTCACTCAGTATGAGGTAACAAGCACAATGGCAGTGCTAATACATTTTCTGTCTTCCAagaataataatagccacagtaTAATTTAACCCACAGCAGCACCACTGGACACAAAAGATACGTCCTTATCAATTTACTCATACCGCATGGTGAAACTTCGCACGTTTACTGAAATGTTGCCATATACAAGTGGCCTACCCAATTTATTTCATGCTGTAGTTCTGGTTTGAGtttaaatgttacacatttttttttttttctgtacatttttttctattctatattttatattatcTATCAAAATTTTTTGCAAAGCTCTTTGCCATAATGATTTTTCTTCTCACAATTTGTCTTGAATATTGTCAATCAGCAGATAATGTgaagggtacaacagggctaaaggccccctctggtaaaatgcacttttgatttgtattttctcccaaaacacacacacacacacccacacacacacacacacacacacacacacacacacacacaaaaaataaaataaaaaaaataaaaataaaaataaaagtagcaacaaaaactaccacagcagtagcaacattttcctgatccatgaggtcattGCCTACAATtctaaaagttgattttgaggtcatttgatctaatatttaataattttaaaaaagtatgcAAATTTATGTATCTAATGAAAATAGACAAAATACTTCTGTcactttcagttttgttcaaagtAACTGAATCAAATGCTTTTCAATAACAGTCCAAAAGGTTAAAGGATAGTATTTGTGGTAAAAAGTCCCATTGTTGCAGGGGCTTAAGTAGGCTCACACTGACTGAAAAtaacaatggagattcatttgtttattgaaTATTTAAGATGTTATGAAataacaggaaatggtgcacccttttctaaagtggctattttgaataagcattatcttaatttgttattttaaaaagaaaagcattCCTCTGTCTCTAAAATATTTGCATACATTGACAAATTTTTTCACTATATCCCCTGTGAGGGCCTTTTACCCCTAgagtaaattaaaatgaaaacaaacttctgttgttatttttaaatttaaatttaaattataaaagaaatgtatattttttccAATCTTAATATACTTTGTGAGCAGAAAAAAAAGCACAGTTTCCTTAAgttgtgcctttagccctgttgttcCCTACTGTAAAAATTGTTTTGTAAGGCAACCTAAAAATGTTAGCGTATcaaatttgtaaaaatggtcaaaaaaaatgTGACTCCATAGGGCTGACACTGTAATTTAGAGAGCTGCTATGAGCGTCTTTTCACAGTGCCTCACACATCAAAGTAGATGATGCGAAGCTATATGAACCGAGGTTATGCCACCCACACACTACACAACTTTCAAAGTCATCAGAATGCTGTTCTGTCTATAATTGGGTATCTTGAAGTTGCTGTGGTTTGCACATTACACGAGGGATCAGCGACAGGGGGTCACACATTACAAAATATTTCACTAGGAAGAATCCCCGACAACTCTGCCTGGTCTCCAAACTACATATCACAACAAAACACATGCGAGAAGTGATACAGGAAATGACATAAGATCATGCATAAGACAGGAGTTCTCGTGTGAGACTGGAGTTCTTCCCTCTAAAAATGGTGGTCTTGCAATCCAAGTTGTTTGGGCGCTGATttgcagcaaaaaaacaaaaaagaaaaataaatttgattATTGTGGAGGCTACCCCCCTcccatccccctggaatctacgcccctgcattGGCGCATCTCTCAGATCGTGtctttgaaaattcacacatagcGATCGTCGCTCACGTGAGCGAGCACCGATTTGCCTCTGATTTCAGGCTTTTGTCAGTGATCTCCATTAACTGTCAGCGAGTTGAAAATCAGGgctaaaatcgtgtagtgtaatGCTGAGTTTAGAGGGAAGAACTCCAGTCTAGCGCAATAACCCCTGTCTCACGTGTGATCTTATGCCATTTCCTGTATCACTTCTCGCGTGCATTTTGTTTTGAAACGTAGTTTGGAGACCAGACAGATATAGTCTCACATTCAAAGACAACTTTATTAAAGACTGGCTGCAGATAATCAAAATGGCTTTTGGGGGTGTAGTGTTGAATAACACACTCTTGAAC carries:
- the LOC127409771 gene encoding adhesion G-protein coupled receptor F3-like, with the protein product MKILRIEKLSDAGMLLFAALFIFSQASNVGSADVTYWAEVMIEGNKTLNVAANLPGIIGISVDTSGVTITNAEIAAECEIIGTNSTCWCGTDYVWSNLVCDSVNKCCNVDKCVANISHYTPLCLPKVNVSLIGLLTGSSSNVTASLDSSFRVLNAFNSLTILSTIYTGINTYAHNFSVSLSSVFSTTKVQSIINTLLSNATVYSLNVKSLGMVYMEAPVGKVCYNSKQQLNCTSIEQMEKCVWQMVRGDETPLILGPGSEVTLSDTCTETTTVTLLKTNGYWSGTYMCLFVTGNIAHMALAPIQIALLPEVINVTSTPQTADCSGTTSTKVTISCSIENSTEIYTAHLKVGTTENISPTRVESNGIKFTADFTVSCVTEGKPNSIDAGCIISNSLNQQRNRTIRIPIIYPSDLFCTEEAIDGKKWPKTKNNETAVIDCVEPGRQGTLKRKCLGNKWGEEVSLCVKAILNIVALQAKDFEKGLGATQEGAHLIFQSLRNNTSSDEGENTFGDVMAGVSVFQTMKNASVNLPLGENLLEDFLESASSMLNISWDGGDNEESSALATQYLSSVEGLVKSIRINASEGYNASNIQLQVCRSSPSCNGTVFGVDVELNATADMVKTVGLQSLADRLPKQGYESANFPSIVVSATVENNTSPGVNIKLAFPNEEAGAEMHCVFWNVTEERWSDEGCEFVRGPGNIPYCACNHLTSFSMLMSKHSVSMPFLDQITYIGLGISICSLIVYIIIECLVWSAVVKSNLSHFRHTALLNIALCLLLADCSFLASSFPSILNNTLCLVLVVAKHYFFLAMFFWMLCLSVMLVHQLIFVFSHIGKKVYMILGFTIGYVCPTVTVAVTYVYYDKVNDVPYYNTKTCWLTYKSAMVGSIHAFLLPVGTIVLVNMFAMLMVILTVLKPSGAETNKKGDKDAAKSIIKVIIFLTPIFGGTWILGLLVFLMDDFKQFTTYVVHYLFTILNSLQGFFILLTGCFAEKRVRDEILRIVMYGKSGKGPGTTTTVTNK